The Theileria equi strain WA chromosome 2 map unlocalized gcontig_1105316255037, whole genome shotgun sequence genomic sequence CTTGTCAAAATCATGATTAATGATCGAGAGTGCATTAAAGTGGTCATAgaattcctcttctttgaGAGAAGACCACTTaccatccttcttgagaaAATAGCGGACATTCTTTGTCCCATTTAAACCTATAGTATATACATGGATAAGATCAAATAGATCTTTTATAAAACAATGTGTGACTTTGACGAATGCTCTCTTTGGACAACATTCACAGATGGTAGCATCTCCTTCTACCACCTTTTCTATAAAACAATCAGACTTTGCTGTATATGATGGTGTCTCTATATTATGTGGCTTTAGATTAAACATTTCAAAAGTGGAAAGGTCCGGGCTATTTATGTCCAGAGTAACTTCAGTGGCCCTTCGCGCAAAATTTGGTGGACCGGTTTCACTGGCCATCAATTTCCCATAAAAGAGAAAAATCAGGGCCGAGATAAACGTCCTCGCCATTGTCTTCTCCACCAAATTTTGACCATGAAGAACTCCTCTCTTCCGGTGTATGGGGAGTAAGGAATATCTATTCCTAAATGCTACTCAGAGAGTGCGTAGATAATACCCTCATATCTCCATAGATTAAATTACACTACATTATCCGTGTAGTAACCTTCGGgttaaaattttatagaatAACCAACACTGGATTCTCGCCAGGCAATGTTTGGGGTACGCATGCTTGGTTGTGGACAATTAAAATAGCCTTATTCTCGGATTGTAAAGAATATTGTCGACCGAGTTAGTCTGTTTTTTAGTCAACTCTAATCTTCCATTGCGTGTTACTGGTTATTTCAGTCTTTGAGACTTCGTGCACTTTATATCTCAAATATGCACTACCACGGGCACTAGAACAAAGTCGTGAGATAACATCTGCAGTGTTATAGTCAGAACTAGCGAATAAAGTCCATAGGATATACTCTAGAGTTTGTCTAACTCCACCTCCATGTCATCAACAAGCCTCACGTAAGTACGGCAGGAATGACGGATATTTCTCCCTGGTTTCAGTATCCGATATTCATTTATTTACAAGGTTAAAATAAGCACTTTATTTCCTGGAGATATTGTCTTTGCCGgctttttcatcattctgTTCTCCAAGTAGCTTCTTCAGGTCTGGTGGATACAGGTGCCATttcttggtaaaggaggaCTTGACACTCTtatcatgctcatacttggaataagtctTAAGGTAACCGTCTCCGGTAAATGCCAAGACTAgcattaaaccttgggacGTAAATGTGTTTAAGCAGGAAAAGGTACCTTCCctctctttacagcatttacaGGTACGGTTTGTTCCGCATCCACAGTTGATTCTGCAGTTTCTACAGCATTCACATCCACTGGATCGAACTCTTGCGGTGTCTTTGCATGTACATTTGCAGGGTGTTCCGCTGGATCCTGTTTTGCATTTACATCCGGTTTCTTGGCATGGACAGCTACAGTTATCCTTCGTACAAATCTATCTTATCTCTAAGAATCGAGCTATTTTGTAAACCAACACCAGTACTAATAGAGGTGAATAATTCCCTGTGTTTTCTACAACTCATAAATCCTTCCTGGGTTATTGATGTCTTACGAACACACCACCCATTTTTATCCTCACCTCCGGGGTTTGCATAATAGTAAGCTGAGCCATCCGTCACCACTATTGTACACCTTTGCATGAGTACAGGATCCGCTGATACTTTGTTACCTGAACCCCTGGAGATGAATATGTAGCCCAGCAGCTACTCTTAGGCCGGCACTTGCTGTGAGCCAAGATTCCCAAATCATGCTTCCGTCCAACTGTAATACtatcatcttcctttactacattctctatcctcataaaactgcattagtggCTTTTACTAGCCATCCTGGCTAACgcctaaaatgtgtaagacACTCTCCGCCTAACTCTTCATTTCACACATCCTAGAGCAAGCTTCCTCCGTTAATGATGCTTACTAGAGTTTTTTAATGGAAAGTGGCGACTAACATGGGAGCAGTTGTCTTAACGAGATATTGGAGgttagtggtgataattatcccgacttgcGACATCACCTCTCTACTCATCATCCATTACACACCGAATGTCATCTGTAACAATTTTTACTTGTAATGTACCATACAGATTCCAAGTACCATGAAAGGGGCAAGAAGgtttaaaacaaaatggCTATATCATGTCTTGGATTCCACCCATCGGTAAACTGGGTTATATGATACAATTGCTGAGTAAAGAGTCCATAGTAGGAGCATCATAGCCTACAAAGTAGGATTATAGTACAAGGTCTCGGGGTTTGCCACAAATGCAAAACTATGGACCTGAAGAATCTTGCTGGGCGACCAGACCATTCGTTCCTCTTTTCATCTCGGCAAGTTTTGCAAAGAAATCATTCTCTAAGAGTCTTTTCCATTCGCCATCTGCgttcttttcaaagaatcGATGTTCTGGAATTATACCATTGTCAATGTATAGAGCAAGGAGACTCGATTCGCCTTTAACGTAATGCTGTACCAGTATACACCGTTCTCCAGATTCTGATCTCCAAATTGATGTCTTGTCTTGGGAGATTGAGGTTAAAATGGATCCATTGGTAGCTCTGTATGTGTTCTTTCTCACTCCCTCTTCGATTTTGAAAGACGACTCCAGCAGTGCCAGATCAGGACTGCAAAGGTCTAGAGCACATTCTAAAGTATCTCTTTCAATGGTATCCACATTTGGTTTAGAAGATTGTGTTAGTTCATCATTATCCTGTGTACTGCAAATAGAGTCATCCGTGCATACATGTCCTTCCCGTTTGCATGAGCTCTCTGTTGCTACGTCACCACCGTATATAGCAAGTCCTTGTGCATCCGAATCATCTCCTCTGGTAATGTCTTTGGTACAAGTTGTAGTAGTTGACAAAATCTGCCGGTCACCACTGTCATTGGTTGGCCTGGAGTCATCTTCCAAGTGGTAAAGTCCACACACATTTCCATAAAAAACTTTTCTTCGTAATAAACGGTTTCATCTTTGTCATTCTCGGACATGTCCACCTCAAAATGTGTGCTTGCATTCACCCAAAATTCTAGACACTGGCGAGCATGAATGCCGAGGAATAATACCAGACAAAATATTGAGGACAAATCCATATCCCGAGTATGAAACTGTTCATGGCACAGAGAGGCTAATAATACAAAGGAGATCGTAACAGATAATAGCTGAGAACCTGTTTGTATACTCTACTGTAGCCTTCAAGTTTGCTCACATTTAGTAAATCTAGATATAACACCGAATGAACACAACCTTCACTGTTTAAGTGTCTTTTGTATGTTAAAACAGTGGCTCCATGTATGGAATAAGAATAGCAATGGGAATCCAATTAACTGTGCCTATAGAAACCGAATTAATCAACTTGGAATCTGAGTAGTGAATAGTATTAAAATACATAATTGTATCTATCGTGATTCGTTTTGTTAATGAGAAAAGACCAATGTTTAGTCCTCTACCAAGGAATTTGAATGCATGTTAAGTCACAAATggataaatttatatacaAATCTCCAGAAACATGCAGAATAAAACAATGACATTGCAAGTTCTATGACTATATAGAACAAATTTTAAGTTTTAGGATGTGTAAGATGACTGAAAATAATAGTTTACCCTCATTAAACCTTCCAAAGATATTTGTATTAAAGTATTAGCATCATTACTTTGTTTTTACTGTTATATGAGTATATATTTCCACTAAAGTATATCTTCCAGAAGGAATAGCAATAATGTACAGACAGGGAATTCtagaaatattttcaagTGGTCTTATTCCAAGAATGGAATTAACGACCTTGAATTTGATAGTCATAAGATATTTATTATGTGACATAAGTGGCGGGGAATAATCAACTGTGGTCATTCCTTCTTTgtaatggaagaataatTGTTATTTAATCTCCTTGTGCATGCTTGGTACACTTAATCACATTTAGCTTTAAATAATTAATTCCTTTGTCACGAAACATACTTCTAATATTCAGCgaaattttggagttttgaAATATTTACTCATGTTCTAATTAGCTCGTGAATATGTTCTCTTAGAGTAAACTGGGAATGTAATACAGATTTGTCTAGAGGACCTTTAGCAAAAGTGTCAATAGGGAAGAACTCGTTTCTTATGCAGAAAATTAATTTATAACGATCAAGGAGATATTATTGGAGCTGATTTTGCAACATGAGATCCTAATTTAAATTATACTTAATTTAAAGGTATTTCGTCATTATGTCGAACGCAATAGAGTCAATCTGAACTGGACAagagagaataaatggTATAATTTTGTTCAATTTTGGCAACTAGTTGCACATCATGGGATGTTACAGCTGCAAAGGCTCAAAGCTTTCACTCTGTAGGTTCTTTTTTCAAGTACTGCTGGTACTATGCCCTGTGATAGTCAACTGCATGTTATAGAGAATTCCTTCAAACATTCAATTCATAGTTACTTCCAGAGTTGATTTAGATAATTTTCACGTAAAATTAGGAAATTCGGGTATACATGGAAATAATACGGATTCAGATGGAGGACCTATGGAGCAAGAGATAATCAGGAAGATATGAGATGGTAACATACAAGTATATATATTATCAGTAGATAAGCACTTTATTACTAATAATAACAATAATCCATACTCACTTTATGTTAATACCATATTTAATCAAAGTTTCGGGAGTGCCGCCTGGGACAGAATGGCCGAGCGGTCTAAGGCGCTGCGTTCAGGTCGCAGTCAGTAATGGCGTGGGTTCGAATCCCACTTCTGTCACTATGGAGGAGCGGGCTTGTATGCGTGATTTTTGTGtttaaatatataattTAGAGGCCGTCATTTACTTTTAAATCTACTTTACATGATATTTATGGCTTCCGCCCATTTATTTACGCTTCGACCTATTCCAATGGTTACGGAAGAGAGATGGTATGTATTTCAACCCTTTGTTGAATACTTCTTGGCGTGTTAGTGTTTTAATTACTGTTCCCTTCTTTCTTTCTAGTGGAATGGCTTTGTTTAGCATCTCCGAGTAGTGAGCTGAAGATGCCAGGTTGTTGTATACTTGTACTAGCCGATTGATTGCTTTAATTTTACTCAATTGATCCCATCCTCTGCTCCTTTCTAGTATTTTAATGGCGTGAGTCACAACTGCTCTATATTTTGGATCCCTAGGTAGTGAATGGGCTACACATTGCAAGTTGGGATATCTCAAGTGCTCATCACGTTTGATTTTTCCCATGTTTATAGATCCTGTAACTTCATCTGGAATACAAGATTTGAACCCATAATAGTTCCTGAAGGGGTAGTTATTTCCATTCCCCGCAAATTCTGGCAATCTTGTGACTATATCTTTATCACCTGTAGGAGCATTATACTAGTTACAACTCAAACCATTTACGATCCCTTGCACAAGCATGTGTATAGCGTTTATTTTCTGTTGAAGACGGGTCATTGGAGAGAATGAGTAGTACACATCGCCTCTAAAGGCCGCTAGAGGTTCCAAGACTTCAGGTGGTAATGGTGACTAAAAtgttattttaaatatattgaaCTTACGTTGAGTCTCTGCTTATAAAAATTAAGATGAGAATCAATGAATTTTTCTACTCTTGTTTCTTCAAATTCAtttcttgtacatttgttaACTAGCAAGTTTCGTATTGCAGCTCTCTTCATAGCATAGGCAGATTCATAGTCAGAGAGTTCATTGACTAGAGCTGGGCGCCTAAACATGTTTATCACTTAATTATGCAAACCAACTCCAAGTTAGATATATTTTCTTCTATAGCTCTGGACATAACATCGATAAATTTGTCCGTGAGCACATGCTAAACAATGGATTTTACAAGGTTGTGTTACAAACCTGTGGAACAGGACGTATTTCTTCTAGAACATGTTTTAAATCTTCATACTTTGTCGCTTTGATTACATCAGATACTAGAGAACTGGTTTCTGTCTTTTGTGAGAATAGATCAGATTTTATTTCGTAAGGAAAAGGAGGGGCTGTAGGATCTACACCTCCGGGGACATTGTTAACCTTTGGAGTTGACTGTCTCCTTTGGAACTGTTTCCTGGTTGTATTTTCTGCCCTTTCAAGGTGACGCGATATTAAAGGATGGATGCGATTGTGATTAGCTTTTGTAGTTGTCTCCTTTGGTGATTTATTTGCGGTATTCGAAGGAAGatttaatattttgtatattatactGGTATCTTCGGATGATACAGTCTGAAATTTCCTTGTATGAATGTATAGATAGAAAATACCTTCAATGAATGCTGAGAAAGTAGCTTTTGTTTGTCCTCGCTATTTAGGAACCTATAGCGTCCGATCCCGGTTATGAACTTATTAAAGCTCAGGGATGCAAATCTAGTTTTTGCAATTTTCAACATGAATCATAACTAGTGTACAAAATAGCGAATGATTTTCGTCTATGGTGTTTATAGAGAAACATCTTCTTACGCCAGAGGGAGTTTTCATTATTGTTGTTATATTCTGATGCTAAGATGTCCTTCAGTTTGTAAGAATGTCAATAGCCTTCGATTTTTCACTACTCTTGGAGATGAAGCCAATAACTTTCGCAATGCCATTAATGAATTGACAAATGACCAAATTGTATTTGCCATCGATACTCTAGGCAAGGTAAGTTGAGGTAGTATCCTATTAAAAGTTAAATACGCAATTAGGGTGATGTTAATGATAGGAATCTTCTCAGTCAACTATGCAAAAAAATCAAATCGAATATTAAGAGCataaatgtggaaaattTGCTCAAAATAACCCATTCTTTGGCAAAAGTAGAGTATAAAAAGGTGTGTCTTTGTATATGTTGTTACATGTGTGAGGGATTTTTCGCAGTTATCGCTCTTTTCTGTGATTAACCGAATTTTGCTCAAACAGTATGAAGAAATAGAAACTCGGCAACTAACACAATATTTGATCGATTTAAACAAGTTGAATGCACTGGAAGCAAATATATTTCTGCCCCTAGTCTCCAACAAGGTTATCAAGGATGTCTCACTTTTTTCAACATTTGACCTGTGCTTTCTCCTACATCTCACCTCTAAACTAAAGATCAGAGACACGTTCATATTAGATTTTATCAGTACGGAAATTCTAGCAAACGAAGAAAGATATGGGTATCTATGCGCGGTAATTTGATCCATGAACTGAACAATTTTTACAGGATCAAGTACTTGTAGCAACTGTATTACGATCGCTGGCGTTTTTAAAGTATGATAATGAATTATTCAGGACTTTGTTATACAAGAGGATTCCTTCATGCGTTTACGGGCTCGGCGGCCGAGAAC encodes the following:
- a CDS encoding conserved hypothetical protein (encoded by transcript BEWA_044110A), whose protein sequence is MLRCPSVCKNVNSLRFFTTLGDEANNFRNAINELTNDQIVFAIDTLGKGDVNDRNLLSQLCKKIKSNIKSINVENLLKITHSLAKVEYKKLSLFSVINRILLKQYEEIETRQLTQYLIDLNKLNALEANIFLPLVSNKVIKDVSLFSTFDLCFLLHLTSKLKIRDTFILDFISTEILANEERYGYLCADQVLVATVLRSLAFLKYDNELFRTLLYKRIPSCVYGLGGRELCNVLFAIILSHLNVKYTPELTEIVLVILDRITAKLPSLVEVEINQLGISLYYLKYNFEFFNENHESLLRSIADLKLEFRPSASKMQEKVGRLLDELKLKHESEVMLGPYRLDFVIPKLKVAIEVNGYTHFFHRSEQLNATTELKYKIIEDLGWKVFGLNYYDWKNKNKQERLERLAKGLMAHMM
- a CDS encoding hypothetical protein (encoded by transcript BEWA_044080A) — its product is MSENDKDETVYYEEKFFMEMPTNDSGDRQILSTTTTCTKDITRGDDSDAQGLAIYGGDVATESSCKREGHVCTDDSICSTQDNDELTQSSKPNVDTIERDTLECALDLCSPDLALLESSFKIEEGVRKNTYRATNGSILTSISQDKTSIWRSESGERCILVQHYVKGESSLLALYIDNGIIPEHRFFEKNADGEWKRLLENDFFAKLAEMKRGTNGLVAQQDSSGP
- a CDS encoding conserved hypothetical protein (encoded by transcript BEWA_044100A) — protein: MLKIAKTRFASLSFNKFITGIGRYRFLNSEDKQKLLSQHSLKTVSSEDTSIIYKILNLPSNTANKSPKETTTKANHNRIHPLISRHLERAENTTRKQFQRRQSTPKVNNVPGGVDPTAPPFPYEIKSDLFSQKTETSSLVSDVIKATKYEDLKHVLEEIRPVPQHVLTDKFIDVMSRAIEENISNLERPALVNELSDYESAYAMKRAAIRNLLVNKCTRNEFEETRVEKFIDSHLNFYKQRLNSPLPPEVLEPLAAFRGDVYYSFSPMTRLQQKINAIHMLVQGIVNGDKDIVTRLPEFAGNGNNYPFRNYYGFKSCIPDEVTGSINMGKIKRDEHLRYPNLQCVAHSLPRDPKYRAVVTHAIKILERSRGWDQLSKIKAINRLVQVYNNLASSAHYSEMLNKAIPLERKKGTVIKTLTRQEVFNKGLKYIPSLFRNHWNRSKRK